The following are from one region of the Cetobacterium somerae genome:
- a CDS encoding amino acid permease, with protein sequence MSTRAKIGKFSLLSMTIAAVFNFRNVINNNIEIGMASAPGFLFATLFYFIPFVFIISEFVSLNKDSESGVYQWVKSSLGPKWAFLSAYAYWFVNLFYFTSLLPSILVYTSYAFWGYEYTFTPMTISILSILIFTVSTWVSTKGAEWIGKVTSFGSSLMLFMSFAFIILCGGALLGGVQPATPITIQAMTPTFNWKFFGAMAWIFFAAGGSEAIGVYINDLKGGSKAFVRMIVVAGIMIGGLYSVGSLLVNVFVPQDQLSYASGIFQVFVGLGNHFGISQKLVHHFIGVVMLASALGALLVWTSAPVKVFFSEIPKDMFGEKTVALNKYGIPERATWIQFLIVIPLLLIPALGSGDINELLGIIINMTAATSLLPPLFIMVAYFNLRLNKDHLERDFKMGSRKFGLIVTSFLLCIFSVAFVAAIFPEGQSVMLTLVYNVGGVVIFMGWALWKYNSYEKKALGIEKKKSSKLA encoded by the coding sequence ATGTCAACAAGAGCAAAGATAGGAAAGTTTTCACTATTATCAATGACAATAGCAGCAGTATTTAATTTTAGAAATGTAATTAATAATAATATAGAAATCGGGATGGCTTCGGCTCCTGGTTTCTTATTTGCAACATTGTTTTACTTTATACCATTTGTTTTTATTATATCAGAGTTTGTTAGTTTAAATAAAGATTCTGAGTCAGGAGTTTATCAATGGGTAAAATCATCACTAGGTCCTAAATGGGCATTTTTAAGTGCTTATGCATATTGGTTTGTAAATCTATTTTATTTTACATCATTACTTCCAAGTATTTTAGTATATACATCATATGCATTCTGGGGATATGAGTACACATTTACTCCAATGACTATATCAATCTTATCAATTTTAATTTTTACTGTATCAACATGGGTTTCTACTAAAGGAGCAGAATGGATAGGTAAAGTTACTAGTTTTGGAAGTTCTTTAATGTTATTTATGTCATTTGCATTTATTATACTATGTGGTGGAGCACTTTTAGGAGGAGTCCAGCCAGCAACTCCAATAACAATTCAAGCTATGACTCCAACATTCAATTGGAAGTTTTTTGGGGCAATGGCATGGATATTCTTTGCTGCAGGAGGATCTGAAGCTATAGGAGTTTATATAAACGATTTAAAAGGTGGATCTAAAGCTTTTGTTAGAATGATAGTAGTTGCAGGAATAATGATAGGTGGACTATATTCAGTAGGTTCATTACTGGTAAATGTTTTTGTTCCACAAGATCAATTATCTTATGCTTCTGGAATATTTCAAGTATTTGTAGGTCTTGGAAATCATTTTGGAATAAGTCAAAAATTAGTTCATCACTTCATAGGTGTAGTTATGTTAGCTAGTGCTTTAGGAGCTCTTTTAGTTTGGACATCAGCTCCAGTTAAGGTTTTCTTCTCAGAGATTCCAAAAGATATGTTTGGAGAGAAAACAGTAGCTTTAAATAAATATGGAATTCCAGAAAGAGCTACATGGATTCAATTTTTAATTGTAATACCTTTATTATTAATACCTGCACTAGGATCTGGAGATATAAATGAATTATTAGGAATAATTATAAATATGACAGCAGCAACGTCTCTTTTGCCACCTTTGTTTATAATGGTTGCATATTTTAACTTAAGATTGAATAAAGATCACTTAGAAAGAGATTTTAAAATGGGGTCAAGAAAATTTGGTTTAATAGTGACATCATTTTTACTATGTATATTTTCAGTAGCGTTTGTTGCAGCTATTTTTCCAGAGGGTCAAAGTGTAATGTTAACATTAGTTTATAATGTTGGAGGAGTAGTAATATTTATGGGATGGGCACTATGGAAATATAATAGCTATGAAAAGAAAGCTTTAGGAATAGAAAAGAAAAAATCTAGCAAGTTAGCATAA
- a CDS encoding MGH1-like glycoside hydrolase domain-containing protein — translation MKKILTLGSISFLLFSCSTKEKNNNKNISRESYKNILNIQGEPKEFTYFAPKKETDKLGTNYINSFVDLGAWHGYYQPEYGKYSMYGGFAGPFYLAEEYAANLSDSFNKIEIINKITNEKYNLSTGEVKFDYIPGKLIQSYNLKDMNLVLELIFVTNRTALIKTIITNKTDKELNISLNWSGELYNKLGKWNEKNKEYNYISLNNSLKKSENGVLVDFKEKRLVWDYLMSNDTQFQIKHSLPVKTKIKNNVYKSELEKSITIPPKDKLVTYTTESYTFTKDEANKEKKLIEDILNNGDKYFIENNKRWQGYIDKTVKIENLNSKYDIAAVKSVNTLITNWRSPAGAIKHDGITPSVSYKWFNGFWAWDSWKQAVATVNFNEELAKNNIRALFDYQITKNDKIRPQDAGVIIDAIFYNKDEDRDGDGGNWNERNSKPALAAWAVWEVYKVTEDKEFLKEMYPKLKEYHNWWYTNRDFDKNGIAEYGGMVHRLNNTSEEIILAAAWESGMDNAVRFDVEGYGVDDEVVKVLENKDLKGNLIGYSINQESVDLNSFLYAEKIYLSNMAEVLELPKEKKEYLKSAKKVKEYVNKNMFDEETGYYYDLQIGENGNKKLLVNRGKGTEGYIPLWANLSTKKEAKRVVENIMDKNVMNTYLPFPTSAKDNPKYNPVKYWRGPVWLDQAYFGIIGLNNYGYKKEAQDLSIKLFENSEGLLTDGVIRENYNPETGEGLHCSNFSWSASVYYLIYKDFLRNK, via the coding sequence ATGAAAAAAATATTAACATTAGGATCAATTAGTTTTTTACTTTTTAGTTGCTCAACAAAAGAAAAAAATAACAATAAAAATATTAGTAGAGAAAGTTATAAAAATATACTAAATATACAAGGTGAGCCAAAAGAATTTACATACTTTGCCCCTAAAAAAGAAACTGATAAATTAGGAACAAATTATATCAATAGTTTTGTAGATTTAGGAGCTTGGCATGGTTATTATCAACCAGAATATGGTAAATATTCTATGTATGGAGGATTTGCAGGTCCATTTTATTTAGCAGAGGAGTATGCAGCAAATTTATCAGATAGTTTCAATAAAATTGAGATTATAAATAAAATAACAAATGAAAAGTATAATTTATCAACAGGTGAAGTGAAGTTTGATTATATTCCAGGTAAATTAATTCAAAGTTATAATTTAAAAGATATGAATTTAGTATTAGAGCTTATTTTTGTTACAAATAGAACAGCTCTTATAAAAACAATTATAACAAATAAAACAGATAAAGAGTTAAATATTAGTTTAAATTGGTCTGGAGAATTGTATAATAAATTAGGAAAGTGGAATGAAAAAAATAAAGAATATAATTATATATCTCTTAATAATTCTTTAAAAAAATCTGAAAATGGAGTTCTAGTTGATTTTAAAGAAAAGAGATTAGTTTGGGATTATTTAATGAGTAACGATACACAATTTCAGATAAAACATTCATTACCAGTAAAAACAAAAATTAAAAATAACGTATATAAATCTGAGCTTGAAAAATCTATAACTATTCCACCTAAAGATAAACTAGTTACTTATACAACAGAGTCATATACATTTACAAAAGATGAAGCTAATAAAGAGAAAAAATTAATAGAAGATATATTAAATAATGGAGATAAATATTTTATTGAAAATAATAAAAGATGGCAAGGATATATAGATAAAACTGTAAAAATAGAGAATTTAAATTCAAAATATGATATAGCTGCAGTGAAATCAGTTAATACATTAATTACAAATTGGAGAAGTCCTGCAGGAGCTATAAAGCATGATGGAATAACACCTTCTGTAAGCTATAAATGGTTTAATGGATTTTGGGCATGGGATTCTTGGAAACAAGCTGTAGCTACAGTTAATTTTAATGAAGAGCTAGCTAAGAATAATATAAGAGCTCTTTTTGATTACCAAATAACAAAAAATGATAAAATAAGACCTCAGGATGCAGGAGTGATTATAGATGCTATTTTTTATAACAAAGATGAGGATAGAGATGGAGATGGTGGAAATTGGAATGAAAGAAATTCTAAGCCAGCTTTAGCAGCATGGGCAGTTTGGGAAGTTTATAAAGTGACTGAGGATAAAGAGTTTTTAAAAGAGATGTATCCTAAATTAAAAGAGTATCATAATTGGTGGTATACAAATAGAGACTTTGATAAAAACGGTATTGCTGAATACGGTGGAATGGTCCATAGATTAAATAATACTTCTGAAGAGATAATATTAGCTGCAGCATGGGAAAGTGGAATGGATAATGCTGTTAGATTTGATGTAGAAGGATATGGGGTAGATGATGAGGTTGTTAAGGTTTTAGAAAATAAGGATTTAAAAGGAAATTTAATAGGCTATTCTATAAATCAAGAATCGGTTGATTTAAATTCATTTTTATATGCTGAAAAAATATACTTAAGTAATATGGCAGAAGTATTAGAATTACCAAAAGAGAAAAAAGAGTATTTGAAATCTGCAAAAAAAGTTAAAGAGTATGTAAATAAAAATATGTTTGATGAAGAAACAGGGTATTATTATGATCTTCAGATAGGTGAGAATGGAAATAAAAAGCTTCTTGTAAATAGAGGAAAAGGAACAGAAGGATATATACCATTATGGGCAAATTTATCTACAAAGAAGGAAGCTAAAAGAGTGGTTGAAAATATAATGGATAAAAATGTTATGAATACATATTTACCGTTTCCAACATCAGCAAAGGATAATCCAAAATATAATCCAGTAAAATATTGGCGTGGACCAGTATGGTTAGACCAAGCATATTTTGGAATAATAGGTTTAAATAATTATGGATATAAAAAAGAAGCACAAGATTTAAGTATAAAACTTTTTGAAAACTCAGAAGGGTTATTAACTGATGGAGTAATCAGAGAAAATTATAATCCAGAAACGGGAGAGGGACTACATTGTTCTAATTTTAGTTGGTCAGCATCAGTTTATTATTTAATTTATAAAGATTTCCTAAGAAATAAATAG
- a CDS encoding DUF3343 domain-containing protein, whose translation MSSENFLIITIDSTHLVMKVEKFLVDNGVDVRIIPLPGELKASCGLSLKANIEDAHKILELLIENNIDKNIYNFYLCEKNGFKKNFSTFNF comes from the coding sequence ATGAGCTCAGAAAATTTTTTAATTATAACAATCGATTCAACTCATTTAGTTATGAAGGTAGAAAAATTCTTAGTTGATAACGGAGTAGATGTTCGAATCATACCATTACCTGGTGAGTTAAAAGCTAGCTGTGGTCTTTCTTTAAAAGCAAATATTGAAGATGCACATAAAATACTAGAACTTTTAATTGAAAATAATATAGATAAAAATATATACAATTTCTATCTTTGTGAAAAAAATGGCTTTAAAAAGAATTTTTCTACTTTCAATTTTTAA